In Nocardia asteroides, a single genomic region encodes these proteins:
- a CDS encoding MlaD family protein, whose amino-acid sequence MTRIPAWLSGLVLTVVTTLGGGYLAVGVLGHDPTVPRHRAEVRMAHAAGLRTGSEVVYRGVDIGAVRFVESVRDGVRVGIEYDAGYRIPADSALAVENLSALGEPVFAFLPGADTGRYLADGARLTGAVETPTAVPELLAGTSTLLDQVDSAAVRRLVETFAVAVDGAGAVTPALARAADLLAGTLARHQASLEIVLRDVMRLVPELGWVKPVLTAAPPQLDRFGATLGVSYEYLFEGSVLLRGEEVLGSWRAEEAQLVDFLRRFAPELGALGVALRPVTTAIGPALGAVDMATLLDQALTSLPGDRLRITLTQPAPEGPR is encoded by the coding sequence GTGACCCGCATCCCCGCCTGGCTCTCCGGGCTCGTGCTGACCGTGGTGACCACGCTCGGCGGCGGCTACCTCGCCGTCGGCGTGCTCGGCCACGACCCGACCGTGCCGCGGCACCGCGCCGAGGTGCGGATGGCGCACGCCGCCGGGCTGCGCACCGGGTCGGAGGTGGTGTACCGCGGGGTCGACATCGGGGCCGTGCGGTTCGTGGAGAGCGTGCGCGACGGGGTCCGGGTGGGGATCGAGTACGACGCCGGGTACCGGATTCCCGCCGACAGCGCGCTCGCCGTCGAGAACCTCTCCGCGCTCGGCGAACCGGTCTTCGCCTTCCTGCCCGGCGCCGACACCGGCCGCTACCTCGCCGACGGCGCGCGGCTCACCGGCGCCGTCGAGACGCCGACCGCGGTACCGGAGCTGCTCGCGGGCACCTCCACCCTGCTCGACCAGGTCGACTCGGCCGCGGTGCGCAGGCTGGTCGAGACCTTCGCCGTCGCGGTCGACGGCGCGGGCGCGGTGACGCCCGCGCTGGCCCGCGCCGCCGACCTGCTGGCGGGGACGCTGGCCAGGCACCAGGCATCGCTGGAGATCGTGCTGCGCGACGTCATGCGGCTCGTGCCCGAGCTCGGCTGGGTCAAGCCGGTGCTCACCGCGGCGCCGCCGCAGCTCGACCGGTTCGGGGCGACGCTCGGCGTCTCCTACGAGTACCTGTTCGAGGGATCGGTGCTGCTCCGGGGGGAGGAGGTGCTCGGCTCCTGGCGCGCCGAGGAGGCGCAGCTCGTCGACTTCCTGCGCCGCTTCGCCCCCGAGCTCGGCGCGCTCGGCGTCGCCCTGCGCCCCGTCACCACCGCCATCGGCCCCGCCCTCGGCGCCGTCGACATGGCGACCCTCCTCGACCAGGCCCTCACCTCCCTCCCCGGTGACCGCCTCCGCATCACCCTCACCCAGCCCGCTCCCGAAGGACCCAGATGA
- a CDS encoding Mce family protein produces the protein MSRARSFSVRGPDRAGLRLRGLVLLVALVLLSGAVWRTLEPGRDGRVEFDLVVSGLGDGAGAGTPIRLRGMAIGEVVEVRPVGVQRHRLTVGVDAARLPELSTTTRPRFVSATVFGSTALELTPMPGGEPLAAGAVLEPAERVENFTVTRILRDSNRAVADILTDRLAVSLENAAGLTEAGAPLLTSALLLARSRQRVQGVPLGQVLSTTADVTEGVAAFAPSALGILTALASVEELDDDAATKQASATISEVSNLVFAFAGELVGSLGPMAHAVDMLLDMVIPLNQSMRGVTPWHVRALLAGLDGALPNRDGQVTLQTEIVIGGPR, from the coding sequence ATGAGCCGGGCACGAAGTTTCTCGGTGCGCGGCCCGGACCGCGCCGGGCTGCGGCTGCGCGGGCTGGTGCTGCTGGTCGCGCTGGTGCTGCTGAGCGGCGCGGTGTGGCGCACGCTGGAGCCGGGGCGGGACGGGCGGGTCGAGTTCGACCTGGTGGTCTCCGGGCTCGGCGACGGCGCGGGGGCGGGCACCCCGATCCGGCTGCGCGGCATGGCGATCGGGGAGGTGGTCGAGGTGCGGCCGGTGGGGGTGCAGCGGCACCGGCTGACCGTCGGGGTGGACGCGGCCCGGCTGCCCGAGCTGAGCACGACCACCCGGCCGCGCTTCGTCTCGGCCACGGTCTTCGGCTCCACCGCACTGGAACTCACCCCGATGCCGGGCGGGGAGCCGCTCGCCGCCGGTGCGGTGCTCGAGCCCGCCGAGCGGGTCGAGAACTTCACCGTCACCCGGATCCTGCGCGACTCCAACCGGGCCGTCGCCGACATCCTCACCGATCGGCTCGCGGTCTCGCTGGAGAACGCGGCCGGGCTCACCGAGGCGGGCGCGCCGCTGCTCACCTCGGCGCTGCTGCTCGCCCGCAGCCGGCAACGGGTCCAGGGGGTGCCGCTCGGGCAGGTGCTGAGCACCACCGCCGACGTCACCGAGGGGGTCGCGGCGTTCGCCCCCTCCGCGCTCGGCATCCTCACCGCGCTCGCCTCGGTCGAGGAGCTGGACGACGACGCCGCGACGAAACAGGCATCGGCCACCATCTCCGAGGTCTCCAACCTGGTCTTCGCCTTCGCCGGCGAGCTGGTCGGCTCGCTCGGGCCGATGGCGCACGCGGTGGACATGCTGCTGGACATGGTGATCCCGCTGAACCAGTCCATGCGCGGCGTCACCCCCTGGCACGTGCGGGCGCTGCTGGCCGGGCTGGACGGCGCGCTGCCGAACCGGGACGGGCAGGTCACCCTTCAGACCGAGATCGTCATCGGGGGGCCGCGATGA
- a CDS encoding ABC transporter permease produces MTAAAPRGGPSAYRPAGLRWTRRLRRGWEPLEELGFQLRFGVAAVLGVGHALRNYRRQTVAVFTDLAWGNGRSVIVGGGVAPVLVIMGVVAGAMIGLLGFSALDMLGMGPLAGAMSALANPRELAPLVAAVGFAAQAGCRMTAEIGAMRISEEIDALEAQAIDPIPYVVSTRLVAAVITVVPVYLIALALGFFTTDLVVTGVQGQGSGAFGHYFRMFVSGPDLAFSLLKVVVFVLLVTGVHAYQGFYATGGPEGVGIASGRAIRASLVLIAMSDMALTLAIWGFDTDIGFTG; encoded by the coding sequence GTGACCGCGGCCGCGCCCCGCGGCGGGCCGTCGGCCTACCGCCCCGCCGGGCTGCGCTGGACCCGGCGGCTGCGGCGGGGCTGGGAACCGCTGGAGGAGCTGGGTTTCCAGCTCCGCTTCGGGGTGGCGGCGGTGCTCGGGGTCGGGCACGCGCTGCGCAACTACCGCAGGCAGACCGTCGCCGTCTTCACCGATCTGGCCTGGGGCAACGGCCGCTCGGTGATCGTCGGCGGCGGGGTGGCGCCGGTGCTGGTGATCATGGGCGTGGTGGCGGGGGCGATGATCGGGCTGCTCGGCTTCAGCGCGCTGGACATGCTCGGCATGGGGCCGCTGGCCGGGGCCATGTCGGCGCTGGCCAACCCGCGCGAGCTGGCGCCGCTGGTGGCCGCGGTCGGCTTCGCGGCGCAGGCCGGGTGCCGGATGACCGCCGAGATCGGCGCCATGCGCATCTCCGAGGAGATCGACGCGCTGGAAGCGCAGGCCATCGACCCGATTCCGTACGTCGTCTCCACCCGGCTGGTCGCCGCCGTGATCACCGTGGTCCCGGTGTACCTGATCGCGCTCGCGCTCGGCTTCTTCACCACCGACCTGGTGGTGACGGGGGTGCAGGGGCAGGGCTCCGGCGCCTTCGGGCACTACTTCCGGATGTTCGTCAGCGGCCCGGACCTGGCCTTCTCACTGCTCAAGGTGGTGGTGTTCGTGCTGCTGGTCACCGGCGTGCACGCCTACCAGGGGTTCTACGCGACCGGCGGGCCGGAGGGGGTCGGCATCGCCTCCGGGCGGGCGATCCGGGCCAGCCTGGTGCTCATCGCCATGAGCGACATGGCGCTGACCCTCGCGATCTGGGGGTTCGACACCGATATCGGATTCACGGGGTGA
- a CDS encoding MlaD family protein, with protein sequence MKTPRGAAVRLSLLLLVVLGIVTLVVQAIERPVGGATRAYVAEFGDVFGLRANADVRLRGVQVGKITEVALTPEHTARVRFTLRTEYPLRGTDVLAIRFQNLTGQRYLAITRGADAPELDPAEPVRNTVDSFDITTVFNGLRPLLNEADPEVYNRFLSNVVALIDGTGDDPAPLLRDVAALASYAADRTAVISTIVADLDQLGQRLRGRSANLENILRVFHSIFMPVSSRMAEFLTLMDKGSVEMSEVVRTADALALLLLGARDSSDSLTERMRLAIPDSTAAVRSLWLLPGLLESLNALIPAEEPGRGCAHGAFPVPVDATVLLHGRALTVCAGAPR encoded by the coding sequence ATGAAGACGCCCCGCGGCGCCGCCGTGCGCCTCTCGCTGCTCCTGCTCGTGGTGCTCGGCATCGTCACCCTGGTGGTGCAGGCCATCGAGCGCCCGGTCGGCGGGGCGACCCGCGCCTACGTGGCCGAGTTCGGTGACGTCTTCGGGCTGCGCGCGAACGCCGACGTGCGGCTGCGCGGCGTCCAGGTCGGCAAGATCACCGAGGTCGCGCTGACCCCGGAGCACACCGCGCGGGTGCGCTTCACGCTGCGCACCGAGTACCCGCTGCGCGGCACCGACGTGCTCGCCATCCGCTTCCAGAACCTCACCGGGCAGCGCTACCTCGCGATCACCCGCGGCGCCGACGCCCCCGAGCTCGACCCCGCCGAACCGGTGCGCAACACCGTCGACTCCTTCGACATCACCACCGTCTTCAACGGCCTGCGCCCGCTGCTGAACGAGGCCGACCCCGAGGTCTACAACCGATTCCTCAGCAACGTCGTCGCCCTGATCGACGGCACCGGCGACGACCCCGCGCCGCTGCTCCGCGACGTCGCCGCGCTGGCCTCCTACGCCGCCGACCGCACCGCCGTGATCAGCACCATCGTCGCCGACCTCGACCAGCTCGGCCAGCGGCTGCGCGGGCGCTCGGCGAACCTGGAGAACATCCTGCGGGTCTTCCACTCCATCTTCATGCCGGTCTCCAGCCGGATGGCGGAGTTCCTCACCCTGATGGACAAGGGCTCGGTGGAGATGAGCGAGGTGGTACGCACCGCCGACGCGCTCGCGCTGCTGCTGCTCGGCGCCCGCGACTCCTCCGACTCGCTCACCGAGCGGATGCGGCTCGCCATCCCGGACAGCACCGCCGCGGTGCGCTCGCTGTGGCTGCTGCCCGGGCTGCTGGAGTCGCTGAACGCGCTCATCCCGGCCGAGGAGCCGGGCCGGGGGTGCGCGCACGGCGCCTTCCCGGTGCCGGTCGACGCGACCGTGCTGCTGCACGGCCGGGCCCTCACCGTCTGCGCGGGGGCACCGCGATGA
- a CDS encoding oxygenase MpaB family protein, with the protein MTTAGPQQSPVASVTPIHDDDEIELISPDSLTAEMVGHWTYLMMEAAAFAMQGLHPVIRDVTDRYSVARTDPMGRAIRSVDSVLRWTYGGQEAIAEGRRLRSLHEPLRMRNAEGKQISALNPGAYQWVIATAYATTAKAGPLLLGRHFTADELDGLLADNIKIARILQVPMKGYPQTRAEFDTYYEHMVTEVLNATDLQRREYAELRTGDLEQLRRLPFPLNRVARAALSPMLRFNYLSLAGLLDPRLRDMMGLTWSDEEQRTLERIYAVIRLAYRVLPERLTYFPIAYHARQHHRAIQKMKVRELKSAAYKVRPKQV; encoded by the coding sequence ATGACCACAGCCGGTCCCCAGCAGAGCCCCGTCGCCTCGGTGACCCCGATCCACGACGACGACGAGATCGAACTGATCTCCCCGGACTCGCTGACCGCGGAGATGGTCGGCCACTGGACCTACCTCATGATGGAGGCCGCCGCCTTCGCCATGCAGGGGCTGCACCCCGTCATCCGCGACGTCACCGACAGGTACTCGGTCGCCCGCACCGACCCGATGGGCCGCGCGATCCGCTCGGTCGACTCGGTGCTGCGCTGGACCTACGGCGGCCAGGAGGCCATCGCCGAGGGCAGGCGGCTGCGCTCCCTGCACGAACCGCTGCGCATGCGCAACGCCGAGGGCAAGCAGATCAGCGCGCTGAATCCCGGTGCGTACCAGTGGGTCATCGCGACCGCCTACGCCACGACGGCGAAGGCGGGCCCGCTGCTGCTCGGCAGGCACTTCACCGCCGACGAACTGGACGGGCTGCTCGCCGACAACATCAAGATCGCGCGCATCCTGCAGGTGCCGATGAAGGGCTACCCGCAGACCCGCGCCGAGTTCGACACCTACTACGAGCACATGGTCACCGAGGTGCTGAACGCCACCGACCTGCAGCGCCGCGAATACGCCGAGCTCCGCACCGGCGATCTGGAGCAGCTGCGCAGGCTGCCCTTCCCGCTGAACCGGGTCGCCAGGGCCGCGCTCAGCCCGATGCTGCGCTTCAACTACCTGTCGCTGGCCGGGCTGCTCGACCCCCGGCTGCGCGACATGATGGGGCTGACCTGGAGCGACGAGGAGCAGCGCACGCTGGAGCGGATCTACGCGGTGATCCGCCTCGCCTACCGGGTGCTGCCCGAGCGGCTCACCTACTTCCCGATCGCCTACCACGCGCGCCAACACCACCGGGCGATCCAGAAGATGAAGGTGCGCGAGCTGAAGTCGGCCGCCTACAAGGTGCGGCCGAAGCAGGTCTAG
- a CDS encoding oxygenase MpaB family protein, producing the protein MTTNATVPVVRGGGSAPSAPLVRPEMLAEFRKHTGSVLSGVFGGAAFDQVALVPVAAAVDRTGRFAENFLDRGMRSGLSALLSFWGDPVDRQAEADWLKERHRDVRGRGQGDYADTRYSALNPQTWIWVGISGMFLSLNTFTPCTGHVLRPAEQEAAYQLVRESFRGLELAAAGGKLPPDLASAEQYYEHMVEHELAASPFLVRQFAGLTRLPLPTLGISPAARAALTPLWLLARPLVGHVIQVCSAQVMHPEVRRMVGFELLPTHDREFALYRWVLRTAWRLLPDRSKLVPLAYNRLQYEKLVAVHRRYALDSFAPPPERSGGCPM; encoded by the coding sequence ATGACGACGAACGCAACGGTGCCCGTTGTCCGGGGCGGCGGGAGCGCGCCATCGGCGCCCCTGGTCCGCCCGGAGATGCTGGCCGAGTTCCGCAAGCACACCGGCAGCGTGCTCTCCGGCGTCTTCGGCGGCGCCGCATTCGACCAGGTGGCGCTGGTGCCGGTCGCCGCCGCGGTCGACCGCACCGGCCGGTTCGCCGAGAACTTCCTCGATCGCGGGATGCGCAGCGGCCTCTCGGCGCTGCTCTCCTTCTGGGGCGACCCGGTCGACCGGCAGGCCGAGGCGGACTGGCTCAAGGAGCGGCACCGCGACGTGCGCGGCCGGGGCCAGGGCGACTACGCCGACACCCGGTACAGCGCGCTCAACCCGCAGACCTGGATCTGGGTCGGGATCAGCGGAATGTTCCTCTCGCTCAACACCTTCACCCCGTGCACCGGGCACGTGCTGCGGCCCGCGGAGCAGGAGGCCGCCTACCAGCTCGTGCGGGAGAGTTTCCGCGGGCTGGAGCTGGCCGCGGCCGGCGGCAAGCTGCCGCCCGACCTGGCCTCGGCCGAGCAGTACTACGAGCACATGGTCGAGCACGAGCTGGCGGCCAGCCCGTTCCTGGTGCGGCAGTTCGCCGGGCTGACCAGGCTGCCGCTGCCGACGCTCGGGATCTCGCCCGCCGCGCGCGCCGCGCTCACCCCGCTCTGGCTGCTGGCCCGGCCGCTGGTCGGGCACGTGATCCAGGTGTGCTCGGCGCAGGTCATGCACCCCGAGGTGCGGCGCATGGTCGGCTTCGAGCTGCTGCCGACCCACGACCGGGAGTTCGCGCTCTACCGCTGGGTGCTGCGCACCGCGTGGCGCCTCCTGCCCGACCGCTCCAAGCTGGTCCCGCTCGCCTACAACCGGTTGCAGTACGAGAAGCTCGTCGCCGTGCACCGGCGGTACGCCCTCGATTCCTTCGCGCCGCCGCCGGAACGCTCCGGCGGGTGCCCGATGTAG
- a CDS encoding MlaD family protein, with product MGVRTGLGVVLVAAVAATGAALGAGWGGGATRAVCAEFDTTYGLYEGAAVTIRGVPVGSVAALEPAGDRVRVRMRIAERRLPAEVRAVVVNASLLTDRRVELANADYAGGALLPEQRCIAKERTETPLSVSAALRSFTGLLDEMTRPGPDGVPPLQAVLAGADRELGGLGPQLRDQLRALAELTSSPEVFMGELGAVLDNSAELTTFLTREWGDITTTLTTFGPGLELLESSLVIVKTMVGKLALAVEPMDRLFNQHFPYLMELLESSIPAVTLARVRAEESRDVLDTVPGVLAMLRAMVGVAGVEVGYRGPGVVVAGDPARLCAGVPECTALSAAAARMPLPQAVLAAVGGAR from the coding sequence ATGGGCGTGCGGACGGGACTCGGGGTCGTGCTGGTCGCCGCGGTGGCCGCGACCGGCGCCGCGCTCGGCGCCGGCTGGGGCGGCGGCGCGACCAGGGCGGTGTGCGCCGAGTTCGACACCACCTACGGGCTGTACGAGGGCGCGGCGGTGACCATCCGCGGGGTCCCGGTGGGGTCGGTGGCGGCGCTGGAGCCCGCGGGCGACCGGGTCCGGGTGCGGATGCGGATCGCGGAACGGAGGCTCCCCGCCGAGGTGCGGGCCGTCGTGGTGAACGCCTCGCTGCTCACCGACCGGCGGGTCGAGCTGGCGAACGCCGACTACGCGGGCGGGGCGCTGCTGCCGGAGCAGCGCTGTATCGCGAAGGAGCGCACCGAGACTCCGCTGAGCGTCTCGGCCGCGCTGCGCTCGTTCACCGGGCTGCTCGACGAGATGACCAGGCCGGGGCCGGACGGGGTGCCGCCGCTGCAGGCGGTGCTGGCCGGGGCGGACCGGGAGCTCGGCGGGCTCGGGCCGCAGCTGCGCGACCAGTTGCGGGCGCTGGCCGAGCTCACCTCGTCGCCGGAGGTGTTCATGGGCGAACTCGGCGCTGTGCTGGACAACTCCGCCGAGCTGACCACCTTCCTGACCAGGGAGTGGGGCGACATCACCACCACGCTCACCACCTTCGGGCCCGGGCTGGAGCTGCTGGAGAGCAGTTTGGTGATCGTCAAGACGATGGTGGGGAAGCTTGCGCTCGCCGTCGAGCCGATGGATCGGCTGTTCAACCAGCACTTCCCGTACCTGATGGAGCTGCTCGAATCGTCGATTCCGGCGGTGACGCTGGCTCGGGTGCGGGCCGAGGAGTCGCGGGATGTGCTGGACACCGTGCCGGGAGTGCTGGCGATGCTGCGCGCCATGGTCGGGGTGGCCGGGGTCGAGGTCGGGTATCGGGGGCCGGGGGTCGTGGTCGCCGGTGATCCGGCGCGGCTCTGTGCCGGGGTGCCGGAGTGCACGGCGCTCTCCGCGGCGGCGGCGCGCATGCCGCTGCCGCAGGCGGTACTCGCCGCGGTGGGGGGTGCGCGATGA
- a CDS encoding MlaD family protein produces MTGTGSGMSLRRAGIAAHRNRGGGSPDGHRSRGFPRTIGVLVAVIVALLAGCGFDPSDHALPGTGVDGPSYRLNLEFESLLSLPAGAVVRSDGAEVGTLRGIELAPHAAIARIEVRADARFPRGTRAELRQTTVLGDIYLALLPPVDGGAEPLRDGDTIPLRDTDPGPQLEQILDRMAVFVNGGSLTRMQDAIDQLNAALPADPAETGELGGLLAADLGTTADHLPDLERMLAAADATTRRLHDMRDEIGFLFSETAKRRLGRVPEFMTAVLNVVIDVNTLTTGLDWTIPRLPNLNVALEQTAGLLREPSADPRVWAGSGALLPELLSGRVIPFLTDPAIDVRTLRIEGNPELDAAVLLRLIGAAP; encoded by the coding sequence ATGACCGGCACGGGTTCCGGGATGTCGCTGCGGCGGGCGGGGATCGCGGCGCACCGGAACCGCGGCGGCGGCTCGCCCGATGGGCACCGCTCGCGGGGGTTCCCACGCACGATCGGTGTGCTGGTCGCGGTGATCGTGGCGCTGCTCGCGGGGTGCGGGTTCGACCCGTCGGACCACGCGCTGCCGGGGACCGGCGTCGACGGGCCGAGCTACCGGCTGAACCTGGAGTTCGAGTCGCTGCTCAGCCTGCCCGCGGGGGCGGTGGTGCGCAGCGACGGCGCCGAGGTCGGCACGCTGCGCGGGATCGAACTCGCCCCGCACGCGGCGATCGCCCGCATCGAGGTGCGCGCGGACGCCCGCTTCCCCCGCGGCACCCGCGCCGAACTGCGCCAGACCACCGTGCTCGGCGACATCTACCTGGCACTGCTCCCACCCGTCGACGGCGGGGCCGAGCCTCTGCGCGACGGCGACACGATCCCGCTCCGCGACACCGATCCCGGCCCCCAGCTGGAGCAGATCCTGGACCGGATGGCCGTGTTCGTCAACGGCGGCAGCCTCACCCGCATGCAGGACGCGATCGACCAGCTCAACGCCGCGCTGCCCGCCGACCCGGCCGAGACCGGCGAACTCGGCGGGCTGCTCGCGGCCGACCTCGGCACCACCGCCGACCACCTCCCCGACCTGGAGCGCATGCTCGCCGCCGCCGACGCCACCACCCGGCGGCTGCACGACATGCGCGACGAGATCGGGTTCCTGTTCTCCGAGACCGCGAAGCGCAGGCTCGGCCGGGTGCCCGAGTTCATGACCGCGGTGCTCAACGTCGTCATCGACGTCAACACCCTCACCACCGGCCTGGACTGGACCATTCCCCGGCTGCCGAACCTCAACGTCGCCCTGGAGCAGACCGCGGGGCTGCTCCGCGAACCCTCCGCCGACCCGCGGGTCTGGGCGGGCAGCGGGGCGCTGCTCCCCGAGCTGCTGTCCGGCAGGGTGATTCCGTTCCTGACCGACCCCGCGATCGACGTCCGCACCCTTCGTATCGAGGGCAACCCCGAGCTCGACGCCGCGGTGCTGCTCCGGCTGATCGGAGCCGCGCCGTGA
- a CDS encoding MlaE family ABC transporter permease, with protein sequence MFEEVVVVASIASSTRTFGRGVRLGVRATALMGYDLARGRFPLREALVQAWFFVSVSMLPAILISLPMGVVIAVQVGSITENIGAGSMAGAVGGMGVMQQIAPLAAALLVGGAGASAIAADLGARTVREEIDALRTMGIDPHRRLVAPRILAMTVVAPMLAVLVILMSILAGFFVASVGQGVAPGSYWLSFGSFATVTDLVLCLGKSAIFGYLVAVIAGQRGLEAGGGPKGVADCVNAAVVLGMLACLVVNLVITQLVLLFLPMGFL encoded by the coding sequence GTGTTCGAGGAGGTCGTGGTGGTCGCGTCGATCGCATCGAGCACCCGGACCTTCGGGCGCGGGGTCCGGCTCGGGGTGCGGGCCACCGCGCTCATGGGGTACGACCTCGCGCGCGGCCGCTTCCCGCTGCGGGAGGCGCTGGTCCAGGCGTGGTTCTTCGTCTCGGTGTCGATGCTGCCCGCGATCCTGATCTCGCTCCCGATGGGCGTGGTGATCGCGGTGCAGGTCGGCAGCATCACCGAGAACATCGGCGCCGGGTCGATGGCGGGCGCGGTCGGCGGCATGGGGGTCATGCAGCAGATCGCGCCGCTCGCGGCGGCGCTGCTGGTCGGCGGGGCGGGCGCCTCGGCGATCGCCGCCGACCTCGGCGCCCGCACGGTGCGCGAGGAGATCGACGCGCTGCGCACCATGGGCATCGACCCGCACCGCAGGCTGGTGGCTCCGCGCATCCTGGCCATGACGGTGGTCGCGCCGATGCTGGCTGTGCTGGTGATCCTGATGAGCATCCTGGCCGGGTTCTTCGTCGCCTCGGTCGGGCAGGGCGTCGCGCCCGGCTCGTACTGGCTCTCCTTCGGCAGCTTCGCCACCGTCACCGATCTGGTGCTCTGCCTGGGCAAGTCGGCGATCTTCGGCTACCTGGTCGCGGTGATCGCCGGGCAGCGCGGGCTGGAGGCGGGCGGCGGGCCGAAGGGCGTCGCCGACTGCGTGAACGCCGCCGTGGTGCTCGGCATGCTGGCCTGCCTGGTGGTGAACCTGGTGATCACCCAGCTGGTGCTGCTCTTCCTGCCCATGGGGTTCCTGTGA
- a CDS encoding TetR/AcrR family transcriptional regulator → MKASPEVPVTDEDEAALAAVARSWAALSALDPKSRRIVDAARDCFAEVGFEETTMVRIAEGAGVGVATVYRRFGTKSALVRYALMAESQRVGVIVVQALRDSAGPVSGLAEIFAAYVTEATAPRLLTRSLRVSSAAGELADFLTGDEFIEQGRVLFAQYIEYWQERGELGRFDAHVVAELFVRLTMSIISNPHGVLPLSDADAAREFARRYLAPLLFPHPGAG, encoded by the coding sequence ATGAAGGCCAGCCCGGAGGTCCCGGTCACCGACGAGGACGAGGCGGCGCTCGCCGCCGTGGCCCGCTCCTGGGCCGCGCTCTCCGCGCTGGACCCGAAGTCGCGGCGCATCGTGGACGCCGCGCGCGACTGCTTCGCCGAGGTCGGCTTCGAGGAGACGACGATGGTGCGGATCGCCGAGGGCGCCGGGGTCGGCGTCGCCACCGTCTACCGGCGCTTCGGCACGAAGTCCGCGCTGGTCAGGTACGCGCTGATGGCGGAGTCGCAGCGGGTCGGGGTGATCGTGGTGCAGGCGCTGCGGGATTCCGCGGGCCCGGTGAGCGGGCTGGCCGAGATCTTCGCCGCCTACGTCACCGAGGCGACGGCGCCCCGGCTGCTCACCCGCAGCCTGCGGGTTTCCTCGGCGGCGGGTGAGCTCGCCGACTTCCTCACCGGCGACGAGTTCATCGAGCAGGGGCGGGTGCTGTTCGCGCAGTACATCGAGTATTGGCAGGAGCGCGGCGAGCTGGGCCGGTTCGACGCGCACGTGGTGGCCGAGCTCTTCGTCCGGCTCACCATGTCGATCATCTCCAACCCGCACGGGGTGCTCCCGCTCTCCGACGCGGACGCGGCGCGGGAGTTCGCCCGGCGGTATCTCGCGCCGCTGCTCTTCCCGCACCCCGGCGCCGGCTAG
- a CDS encoding MlaD family protein, translating to MTFGAEQATPRAQLVWALLGVVALTIGFGTVGVLYLHPPGAVVQHLSLPESGGLKPGDGVRIAGIPVGRVLAVRLADAHVDVAFEVDAGQRLGDATAVDVRMLTPVGGLYLALLPAGDGVLRGAIPAERARLPFVVNDLLPETARVTGRADTAALRATLEGSAAALTGAPGAVRESVTALGTVVGALAEQRTQVQELLALSNEYLATVHDNEQLATEVIRAYAILGPQIVAARAEVEIFADKVTAVVGLLFDFLSGPYAEKLEPLFFPLEQSRDLSGQLLADTDRMIDALTGTLRQLAAVAGPEGTALIDQSGLTVQRPDVCLPVPGAGC from the coding sequence ATGACATTCGGCGCCGAACAGGCGACGCCGCGCGCCCAGCTGGTCTGGGCGCTGCTCGGGGTCGTCGCGCTGACCATCGGCTTCGGGACCGTCGGGGTGCTGTACCTGCACCCGCCCGGCGCGGTCGTGCAGCACCTCTCGCTGCCGGAGAGCGGCGGGCTGAAACCCGGCGACGGGGTGCGGATCGCGGGGATCCCGGTGGGCCGGGTGCTCGCGGTGCGGCTGGCCGACGCGCACGTGGACGTCGCCTTCGAGGTCGACGCGGGGCAGCGGCTCGGCGACGCCACCGCGGTCGACGTGCGCATGCTGACCCCCGTCGGCGGGCTCTACCTTGCCCTGCTGCCCGCGGGCGACGGGGTGCTGCGCGGCGCCATCCCGGCCGAGCGGGCGCGGCTGCCGTTCGTGGTGAACGACCTGCTGCCGGAGACGGCCCGGGTCACCGGCCGGGCCGACACCGCCGCGCTGCGGGCCACCCTGGAGGGGTCGGCGGCCGCGCTCACCGGGGCGCCCGGCGCGGTGCGCGAGTCCGTCACCGCGCTCGGCACGGTGGTCGGGGCGCTCGCCGAGCAGCGGACCCAGGTGCAGGAGCTGCTCGCGCTCTCCAACGAGTACCTGGCCACCGTGCACGACAACGAGCAGCTGGCCACCGAGGTGATCCGCGCCTACGCGATTCTCGGCCCGCAGATCGTGGCGGCCCGCGCCGAGGTGGAGATCTTCGCCGACAAGGTGACCGCCGTGGTCGGGCTGCTCTTCGACTTCCTCAGCGGGCCCTACGCCGAAAAGCTGGAGCCGCTGTTCTTCCCGCTCGAGCAGAGCCGCGACCTGAGCGGGCAGCTGCTCGCCGACACCGACCGCATGATCGACGCGCTCACCGGTACGCTGCGGCAGCTCGCCGCGGTGGCCGGGCCGGAGGGGACCGCGCTCATCGACCAGAGCGGGCTCACCGTCCAGCGGCCGGACGTGTGCCTGCCGGTGCCGGGAGCGGGGTGCTGA